A window from Podospora bellae-mahoneyi strain CBS 112042 chromosome 1 map unlocalized CBS112042p_1, whole genome shotgun sequence encodes these proteins:
- a CDS encoding uncharacterized protein (EggNog:ENOG503NZKJ; COG:S), which produces MRPRKSILGTASSPTQPRRLGSLINQTFVSLAQSTEPFQATIAFPSTSHYTSRPELTTTYAPDEADDEGEDSSYDLDEEDDGDGIYLDEEDDDEDDNNGDHSSDNYLDENLCHNDPYNFPVHNHPPRPSDVPPHPDLYLSEESDFSDGAGTPLVNHYSDVLNLLSHDMDIESASDTDAGIEYSSHEEDDGLDNSPPGSISGPEPSLQSGDDVFYDGQPPVETTMVDYMSAASFHPIPPPAPNPPMMHHAMTTWFEGDHPVALSNPNSGTLRPSNYGLADFLHNWTRQSNMLQGLVRGRAPWPDKIKEFVSAEPTCVKRDDLQGDICDFQGVDWDDMGVLRKEARERRLLTYNNYVNIPGSDKWTPDLPDVMLSQRESFFRFRRMNIRRNVNLAHFQLRYLLGSTSRSRVFYPSINSIQQLNPISGEARPIVKLSDTAGSQISTLIADHGVLVAGSFIGEYTLRHLDSNEPESKACHTGTITTHLSGITNHVQVHQARSSSSPLAAFASNDMVFRTLDIATETWLSCENFDFPLNCTALSPDKRLRVMVGDTLNVAITAAESTLPDGKPEVLRELSGHHDFGFACDWADDGWTIATAFQDKSVKIWDARYLTDSSGASVPLCTIRMQMAGARNLRFSPVGSGKRVLVAAEEADFINIIDAQTFRSKQTLDVFSEIGGVTFANGGQDLMVLCCDRDRGGLLQLERCGLGDEPVFQAEDDNGKPVRLGEHPLRHHRGDSYDWPESMFTEDRRRKESWTKRYRKAAAQFDIEPF; this is translated from the exons ATGCGGCCTCGAAAATCCATTTTGGGCACTGCTTCCTCACCTACCCAACCCCGCAGGCTTGGGAGTCTCATCAACCAGACCTTTGTCTCTCTTGCCCAGTCCACCGAGCCTTTCCAGGCCACTATTGCTTTTCCATCAACCAGTCACTATACCTCCCGCCCAGAGTTGACCACCACATACGCCCCTGACGAGGCAgacgacgagggagaggactCGTCCTATGACTtggacgaggaagacgacgggGACGGAATCTAtcttgatgaggaagacgacgacgaagacgacaacAACGGGGACCACAGCTCGGACAACTACCTGGACGAGAACCTATGTCATAACGACCCATATAACTTTCCTGTTCATAACCACCCACCACGTCCTTCAGACGTCCCACCCCATCCCGACCTGTATCTGTCCGAAGAGAGTGACTTCTCGGATGGTGCTGGAACCCCGTTGGTGAATCACTATTCAGACGTCCTAAACCTGCTCTCTCACGACATGGATATTGAAAGCGCGAGCGATACCGACGCTGGGATCGAGTATTCGAGccatgaagaagatgacgggCTGGACAACAGCCCGCCTGGTTCCATCAGCGGTCCCGAGCCATCACTCCAGAGTGGCGATGATGTCTTTTATGACGGCCAGCCACCAGTAGAAACAACGATGGTTGATTACATGAGTGCGGCTTCATTCCACCCAAtacctccaccagctcccaacccacccatGATGCACCATGCGATGACAACTTGGTTTGAGGGTGACCACCCTGTTGCTCTCTCGAATCCCAATTCAGGGACCTTGAGGCCCAGCAATTACGGCCTGGCTGATTTTTTGCACAACTGGACACGACAGAGCAACATGCTGCAAGGCTTGGTCCGCGGGCGAGCTCCATGGCCAGACAAAATCAAAGAATTTGTCTCCGCCGAGCCGACATGTGTCAAGCGCGATGATCTTCAGGGCGATATTTGCGACTTTCAGGGTGTCGACTGGGACGATATGGGGGTGCTGAGAAAAGAAGCACGGGAACGCCGGCTGCTCACTTACAACAACTATGTTAACATACCAGGCTCAGACAAGTGGACT CCCGATCTGCCTGATGTTATGCTCTCACAAAGGGAAAGCTTCTTTCGGTTCCGCCGGATGAATATCAGGCGTAATGTGAACTTGGCCCACTTTCAACTTCGCTATCTGTTAGGAAGCACTTCGCGTTCACGGGTCTTTTATCCTAGCATCAACTCCATACAGCAACTAAATCCCATCTCGGGCGAAGCCCGCCCGATTGTGAAACTGAGCGACACCGCCGGATCACAGATATCAACCCTCATCGCCGACCATGGCGTCCTGGTGGCGGGTAGCTTTATTGGAGAGTATACCCTCCGCCATCTCGATTCGAATGAGCCCGAGAGCAAGGCCTGCCACACCGGAACTATCACCACCCATCTCAGTGGTATCACGAACCATGTCCAGGTCCACCAGGCGCggtcatcctcgtcgccgttGGCAGCTTTCGCCTCAAATGACATGGTGTTCCGGACGCTGGACATCGCCACTGAGACTTGGCTCTCTTGCGAGAACTTTGATTTCCCGTTGAACTGCACAGCGCTGTCACCAGACAAGCGGTTGCGTGTCATGGTGGGCGACACGCTAAACGTGGCCATCACAGCGGCTGAATCAACACTTCCAGACGGCAAACCGGAGGTCCTCCGTGAACTTTCGGGTCACCACGATTTCGGCTTCGCCTGTGACTGGGCGGACGACGGCTGGACCATCGCCACGGCGTTCCAAGACAAGTCTGTCAAAATATGGGATGCCAGGTACTTGACCGATAGCTCAGGCGCCTCGGTTCCCCTCTGTACGATTCGAATGCAGATGGCCGGGGCGAGAAACTTGAGATTCTCGCCAGTGGGAAGCGGCAAGAGAGTCCTCGTGGCggccgaggaagccgacTTTATCAACATCATCGATGCCCAGACGTTCCGCTCCAAGCAGACGTTGGATGTGTTTAGCGAAATCGGCGGTGTAACTTTTGCAAACGGCGGTCAGGATCTAATGGTCTTGTGCTGTGACCGTGATCGTGGAGGGTTGCTGCAACTGGAACGGTGTGGGCTTGGAGACGAGCCAGTCTTCCAGGCGGAGGACGACAACGGTAAGCCAGTCCGTCTTGGAGAGCACCCTCTCCGGCATCACAGAGGCGATAGCTATGACTGGCCCGAGTCCATGTTCACAGAAGacagaagaaggaaagagagcTGGACGAAGAGGTAcaggaaggcggcggcgcagTTCGATATCGAACCGTTCTGA
- a CDS encoding uncharacterized protein (EggNog:ENOG503NU40; COG:G): protein MSTWSGKPSVKGSTETMRMFLLTCVSIGITFTWGVEMTYCTPYLLSLGLSKGQTSLVWVAGPLSGLIVQPIIGVVADESTSKWGRRRPIIVIGSFIVSGSLLALGFTKEIVDFFISDKDTAQLMTIVLAVLSLYSVDFSINAVMSCGRSLVVDTLPISKQQTGAAWASRMGSLGHIIGYAMGAINLVGIFGPTLGDTQFKQLTVIAALGMLTTAFITCWAVTERILLSVRHDPRQTDVRFKVVRQIWSTVLTLPPRIQAICNAVFWSWIGWFPFIVYSSTWVGETYFRYDVSADARNSDDALGDMGRIGSTALTVYSTVSFISAWVLPALIQAPEDKSFTHRPPASIAPLINTFNKYKPDLLTAWITGNIMFACAMFITPFATSFRFATAIVALCGIPWSVAGWAPTTFLGIEVNKLSGQPDPTARNIEMRNVSVLEMGKPDEESSSSSGGLSGVYFGILNIYVTIPQFLSTLMSGMVFAMLEPGKSPELAHEAHPSETADPTGPNAIAVTMFLGALGSLVAAVVTKKLRYV, encoded by the exons ATGTCGACATGGAGTGGGAAACCGAGCGTGAAGGGGAGCACCGAGACGATGCGCATGTTCTTATTGACATGCGTATCCATTGGCATCAC CTTCACATGGGGAGTGGAAATGACTT ATTGTACCCCATACCTCCTCTCACTCGGACTATCAAAGGGGCAGACATCTCTGGTTTGGGTCGCGGGGCCATTATCGGGGCTGATAGTTCAGCCCATTATCGGTGTTGTAGCTGATGAATCGACGTCAAAATGGGGGAGGCGGCGACCCATCATCGTTATAGGGTCTTTCATCGTGTCCGGCAGTTTACTTGCGTTGGGCTTCACCAAGGAGATTGTGGATTTCTTCATTAGTGACAAGGACACTGCACAACTGATGACCATTGTGCTTGCGGTCCTTTCGTTGTACTCGGTTGATTTCTCCATCAATGCCGTTATGTCTTGCGGCAGGAGTTTAGTGGTAGACACACTCCCAATATCCAAACAGCAAACCGGTGCTGCCTGGG CAAGTCGAATGGGTTCCCTTGGCCATATTATTGGTTATGCCATGGGCGCAATCAACCTGGTCGGTATCTTCGGACCAACACTCGGAGACACCCAGTTCAAACAGCTCACCGTCATCGCCGCCCTGGGCatgctcaccaccgccttcaTAACATGCTGGGCAGTCACCGAACGAATCCTCCTCTCGGTCCGCCACGACCCCCGCCAAACCGACGTGCGCTTCAAAGTCGTCCGCCAGATCTGGTCCACAgtcctcaccctcccaccGCGCATCCAAGCCATCTGCAACGCCGTCTTCTGGTCCTGGATTGGCTGGTTCCCCTTCATCGTCTACAGCAGCACCTGGGTAGGCGAGACGTACTTCCGCTACGACGTCTCGGCCGACGCCCGCAACTCTGACGACGCCCTCGGCGACATGGGCCGCATCGGCAGCACAGCCCTGACGGTGTACTCGACCGTCTCCTTCATCAGCGCCTGGGTCCTGCCGGCGCTGATCCAAGCCCCCGAAGACAAGAGCTTCACCCACCGGCCCCCGGCCAGCATCGCCCCCCTGATCAACACCTTCAACAAGTACAAACCCGACCTCTTGACCGCCTGGATCACGGGGAACATCATGTTCGCCTGCGCAATGTTTATCACCCCGTTCGCGACCTCGTTCCGCTTCGCCACGGCGATCGTCGCCCTCTGCGGCATCCCCTGGAGCGTGGCCGGGTGGGCGCCGACGACCTTTCTCGGAATCGAAGTAAATAAACTCAGCGGGCAGCCAGACCCCACAGCAAGAAATATTGAGATGCGGAACGTCTCTGTGCTGGAGATGGGCAAGCCGGACGAGGAGAGTAGTTCTTCATCTGGCGGCCTGAGCGGGGTTTATTTCGGTATCTTAAACATTTATGTCACGATCCCCCAGTTTCTTAGCACGCTGATGAGCGGGATGGTGTTTGCGATGCTGGAGCCGGGGAAGAGCCCCGAGCTGGCGCACGAGGCGCACCCTAGCGAGACGGCCGATCCGACGGGGCCGAACGCGATTGCCGTGACGATGTTTTTGGGGGCGTTGGGGtcgttggtggcggcggtggtgacgaaGAAGTTGAGGTATGTgtaa
- the HIS1 gene encoding ATP phosphoribosyltransferase (ATP-PRTase) (ATP-PRT) (COG:E; EggNog:ENOG503NU58), translating to MDLVNRWVFPSPLSPLLCAVLSGWVCASFFPIYIMPPPELISLNSLEGRLLFAVPKKGRLLQAALNLLEGADIQFKRENRLDIALVKNLPIALVFLPAADIPTFVGEGRVDLGITGYDQVQEHDAGVRAIARARRMSNEWSPKDEKPRGCDTILDLGFGSCKLQIQVPAKGEYQTGKDLIGKNIGTSFVHLASEYFARLELEQEGIKVDSTASYAGRKLRTKIIELSGSVEAACALGVADGIVDLVGMLFSLPCLFFPLLTPLKRIWRNNESRRSQSHRNRGRNLGHPHQVKGPLQPSHGRPHRRPHQRRHHGPKVRPLPVQRPPRPARRRDKGHPRQARPHRHFSRGGRLGRRQRYGREEADRACYGRPHQGWRDGYSCFGHSQHPWELSVTMEAEKELSEKGVGVWDT from the exons ATGGATTTGGTAAACAGGTGGgtttttccttcccctctATCCCCTCTGCTTTGTGCTGTCCTGTCTGGTTGGGTTTGCGCCAGTTTCTTCCCCATATATATCATGCCTCCACCAGAGCTAATCAGTCTCAACAGCCTAGAAGGCCGTCTGCTCTTCGCAGTTCCTAAGA AGGGTCGTCTCCTCCAAGcagccctcaacctcctcgaagGCGCCGACATCCAGTTCAAGCGCGAGAACCGCCTCGACATCGCCCTCGTCAAGAACCTCCCCATCgccctcgtcttcctccccgcGGCCGACATCCCCACCTTCGTCGGCGAGGGCCGCGTCGACCTCGGCATTACGGGCTATGACCAGGTCCAGGAACACGACGCCGGTGTCCGCGCCATCGCGCGCGCCCGCCGCATGAGCAACGAGTGGTCCCCCAAGGACGAGAAGCCCCGGGGCTgcgacaccatcctcgacctcgggTTCGGCTCCTGCAAGCTCCAGATACAGGTCCCGGCCAAGGGGGAGTACCAGACGGGCAAGGACCTGATCGGGAAGAACATCGGCACCAGCTTTGTCCACCTCGCGTCCGAGTACTTTGCCAGGTTGGAGCTCGAGCAGGAGGGCATCAAGGTCGACAGTACGGCCAGCTACGCCGGGAGGAAACTCAGGACGAAGATTATTGAGTTGAGCGGGAGTGTCGAGGCGGCGTGCGCGTTGGGTGTGGCGGATGGTATTGTTGATCTTGTCGGTatgcttttttctctcccatGTTTATTCTTCCCCTTactaacccccctcaaaagAATCTGGCGAAACAATGAAAGCCGCCGGTCTCAAAGCCATCGAAACCGTGGTCGAAACCTCGgccatcctcatcaagtCAAAggccccctccaacccagccatggTCGACCTCATCGCCGCCCGCATCAACGGCGTCATCACGGCCCAAAAGTACGTCCTCTGCCAGTACAACGTCCCCCGCGCCCAGCTCGTCGACGCGACAAAGGTCACCCCCGGCAAGCGCGCCCCCACCGTCACTTCTCTCGAGGAGGACGGCTGGGTCGCCGTCAGCGCTATGGTCGAGAAGAAGCGGATCGCGCCTGTTATGGACGACCTCACCAAGGTTGGCGCGACGGATATTCTTGTTTTGGACATTCACAACACCCGTGGGAGCTGAGTGTGACGATGGAGGCAGAAAAAGAACTGTCAGAAAAGGGGGTCGGGGTTTGGGATACATAA
- the SRC1 gene encoding inner nuclear membrane protein enriched at telomere/subtelomere region (EggNog:ENOG503NUKS; COG:S), with translation MSDTESVDYLQPDFDPKSLTVPRLRSILVTYNVQYPSTAKKSDLIELFVDQVLPQSKKILAARARVKRMSRGIVDADSEHTSSTDFGNDFEDLQPPPASVSRRSRSPRKPTRIKRESEDPEHLPVVTPVRNRASSPRKRTSRSVSAQPPSFSDAETAAEPEPPRTITRETPFKTPKAEPDQRDNFFKRTPETESVFSSDNPFQSGANTPATAIKTPSHRRKTSGFDSVRRQQFVTPSTSCRQTDGPVFGGTPAPSTISRTFEIPAANYRAQTPDMEAGEEFTPDEQLALMQEEAANPQLALARQPPPPKKKSSLSTPFWVLFTTLLVAYAAWYRQEKVAVGYCGLGREPTELIPSTIQIPEWASEVASRFDIEDIQVPEWVFTYIEPQCEPCPPHAYCYEDFTARCEPDFLLKPHPLSLGGVIPLPPTCEPDGEKVRRVQAVADKAVEELRDRRAKYECGEPLKPEGQPLDSPSIDEAELKQILSQKRSKRMAADEFDDLWVAAIGEVKSRGEVEVHSDENVTGSAGGFPTTSLSSTSLAGLPLTCAIQRSAKLGLARHRLSIGGLIMSLLSILYGRRRFQKNRALAARVPALVDVVLDRLANQKELAFEDEKEDAFLFLPNLRDDLLRSMHSLADRERLWTRVRALVEQNANVRTGQRESHNGEVGRAWEWIGPSSIANGEGSARRSGRKSMRVSWGPGVKDEDEQEVVPHRKWEEGPGRPIY, from the exons ATGTCCGACACTGAGAGTGTCGACTACCTGCAGCCGGACTTCGATCCAAAGTCGTTGACGGTGCCGCGACTGCGGTCAATTCTGGTCACTTATAATGTTCAATATCCATCGACCGCAAAGAAGTCAGACCTGATCGAGCTCTTTGTCGATCAGGTGCTTCCGCAGTCCAAGAAGATTCTTGCTGCGCGCGCTCGTGTCAAGCGGATGAGCCGCGGTATTGTCGACGCTGATTCCGAACACACGAGCAGCACTGATTTCGGCAACGACTTCGAGGACCTGCAACCACCTCCGGCCTCGGTGTCGCGTCGGTCAAGGTCGCCAAGGAAGCCTACGAGGATCAAGCGCGAGTCGGAAGACCCAGAGCACCTTCCTGTGGTGACGCCTGTGCGAAACCGGGCCAGCAGCCCTCGGAAGAGGACATCGCGCTCCGTCAGCGCGCAACCACCATCGTTTTCCGACGCCGAGACTGCCGCCGAGCCTGAGCCACCTCGGACCATTACCCGCGAAACTCCTTTCAAGACACCCAAGGCAGAGCCGGATCAGCGCGATAACTTTTTCAAGCGTACGCCAGAGACGGAGAGCGTGTTCAGCAGTGATAACCCGTTCCAGAGTGGGGCGAACACTCCCGCAACAGCGATCAAGACGCCCTCCCATCGTCGCAAGACGTCAGGGTTTGACTCTGTGAGGAGACAGCAATTCGTCACGCCTTCGACCTCTTGCCGTCAGACGGACGGCCCCGTGTTTGGGGGCACTCCCGCACCATCTACAATCAGCCGAACGTTTGAGATCCCTGCTGCCAACTACAGGGCTCAGACACCAGACATggaagctggggaggagtTCACTCCTGATGAACAGTTGGCTCTCatgcaggaggaggctgccaatCCTCAGCTCGCTCTTGCTCGgcagccgcctcctcccaagaagaagtcgagcTTGTCGACACCATTCTGGGTTCTATTTACGACACTCCTTGTCGCCTATGCTGCTTGGTACAGGCAAGAGAAGGTTGCGGTGGGATACTGTGGCTTGGGCCGGGAGCCTACCGAACTTATTCCGTCGACTATTCAAATCCCAGAGTGGGCATCAGAGGTTGCCTCCCGTTTCGATATCGAGGATATTCAGGTTCCTGAGTGGGTCTTCACCTATATTGAACCCCAATGCGAGCCTTGCCCCCCACACGCCTACTGCTACGAGGACTTCACTGCTCGTTGTGAGCCCGACTTTCTCCTGAAGCCTCACCCACTTTCCCTCGGCGGAGTCATCCCACTGCCTCCCACTTGTGAGCCAGATGGAGAGAAGGTTCGCCGTGTTCAGGCTGTTGCAGAcaaggctgtcgaggagctGCGGGATCGAAGGGCCAAGTACGAGTGTGGTGAACCTCTCAAGCCAGAGGGGCAGCCATTGGACAGCCCGTCGATCGACGAAGCGGAGCTTAAACAAATTCTTAGCCAAAAGCGGAGCAAGAGAATGGCCGCTGATGAGTTTGACGACCTTTGGGTTGCCGCGATTGGAGAGGTCAAGTCTCGGGGTGAAGTGGAAGTCCACAGCGATGAAAATGT AACCGGAAGTGCCGGAGGCTTTCCTACCACCAGCCTATCGTCCACCTCTCTCGCTGGCCTTCCGCTCACGTGCGCCATCCAGCGGTCGGCGAAGCTCGGACTGGCAAGACATCGACTCTCTATTGGTGGACTAATCATGTCGCTACTGTCGATTCTTTATGGGCGTCGCCGCTTCCAGAAGAACCGCGCTCTGGCAGCGCGGGTGCCGGCCCTGGTTGACGTTGTCCTTGATCGCCTCGCCAATCAGAAGGAACTCGcttttgaggatgagaaggaggacgcCTTCCTTTTCTTGCCAAACCTTCGGGACGATCTGCTTCGCTCGATGCACAGCCTGGCTGACCGGGAGCGCCTGTGGACTCGGGTTCGTGCTCTGGTTGAGCAAAACGCCAATGTTCGCACCGGGCAGAGGGAGAGTCACAATGGTGAAGTCGGTCGTGCCTGGGAGTGGATTGGGCCAAGCAGTATCGCCAACGGTGAGGGTtcggcgaggaggtcgggaAGAAAAAGCATGAGAGTGTCGTGGGGTCCTGGCGTaaaggatgaggatgagcaAGAGGTTGTGCCGCACaggaagtgggaggagggaccGGGAAGGCCGATCTACTGA
- a CDS encoding uncharacterized protein (EggNog:ENOG503P1UK; COG:O), whose amino-acid sequence MSFNGPEGQGRRPPPGSRPPPPPPGYGPEGFWNFISSMTPSGTGSTSPPNTRPGNEGVNAQPPFPPFGFFGGGPEGFNFNPSWAMPHNPPPPHRRGPPGPRSGDDTGDDSDGHHHHPGRHGRHGRGGHHGLHSRSRNHSHPRREPDVEEDLYDITAAAGAAEHDLTGAYDRAREREKETEKDDDMKSTSTLRDGIDTPTTTTFEDEKEKKREHPDPPEDIPSASSGPGHRGRCRDGPGRRGRCGRGFGGGRHNLWGWGSGPNGFGAEFGRPPFAPHFGPGGSFGGPRHASGPQIDIGSAVRGLGNLGWVMGQHPLAKGLREYFSGGQSNGENNGREEGVLFEGEETASPPADVFDSNTAWAVHVAVPGAKKRDVGVHWDKERGVLVVSGVIYRHGDEEFLKGLVTAGRTVGLFEKKIKMPPAETENSDVEVDADGISAKLEDGVLFIVVPKKKKEKGTGEIKRIQVL is encoded by the coding sequence ATGTCTTTCAATGGCCCAGAAGGTCAAGGTCGCCGTCCTCCCCCTGGAagccgacctccccctccccctcccggctACGGCCCTGAAGGCTTCTGGAATTTTATCAGCTCCATGACCCCCAGCGGCACCGGCtctacctcacctcccaatACTCGCCCGGGTAACGAAGGCGTAAAtgcccaaccccccttcccgccctTTGGATTTTTCGGCGGTGGCCCCGAAGgcttcaacttcaacccaTCCTGGGCTATGcctcacaaccctccccctcctcaccgtcgcGGGCCCCCTGGCCCTCGCTCTGGTGACGACACCGGTGACGACTCCGAcgggcatcaccaccatcccggTCGTCACGGTAGACACGGCCGTGGAGGCCACCATGGTCTTCACTCCCGCAGTCGAAACCACAGCCATCCCCGCCGTGAGCCAGATGTAGAGGAGGATCTGTATGACATtactgccgccgccggggcAGCTGAGCACGACCTCACGGGGGCATACGACCGTGctcgggagagggagaaggaaacGGAGAAAGATGATGACATGAAGAGCACCTCGACCTTGAGAGATGGGATCGACACCCCTACTACGACTAcctttgaggatgagaaagaaaagaagagggagcaCCCTGATCCTCCTGAGGACATCCCCTCTGCTTCTTCCGGTCCTGGCCATAGGGGTCGGTGCCGTGATGGGCCCGGAAGAAGGGGTCGCTGCGGACGTGGGTTTGGGGGCGGGAGACACAATTTGTGGGGATGGGGCAGCGGACCAAATGGATTTGGGGCTGAATTCGGCAGACCTCCTTTTGCGCCGCATTTTGGACCGGGAGGTAGTTTCGGTGGGCCGAGACATGCTTCTGGGCCGCAGATTGATATCGGGAGTgcggtgagggggttggggaatttggggtgggtgatgggaCAGCACCCTTTGGCCAAGGGGCTGAGGGAGTACTTCTCTGGTGGGCAGAGCAACGGGGAGAATaatggaagggaggagggggtgttgtttgaaggagaggagacTGCCAGCCCGCCGGCGGATGTGTTTGATTCGAACACTGCTTGGGCTGTGCACGTTGCTGTTCCGGGGGCGAAGAAGCGGGATGTGGGTGTTCATTGGGACAAGGAGAGAGGTGTGCTTGTGGTTAGTGGGGTGATCTACAGGCATGGAGATGAGGAGTTTTTGAAGGGGCTGGTTACGGCGGGGAGGACGGTTGGGTTGttcgagaagaagatcaagatgCCGCCTGCGGAGACGGAGAACAGTgatgtggaggtggatgcgGATGGGATCAGTGCAAAGCTGGAGGACGGTGTCTTGTTTATTGTCGttcccaagaagaagaaggagaagggcacTGGGGAGATCAAGAGAATTCAAGTGCTTTAA